From a single Eremothecium sinecaudum strain ATCC 58844 chromosome III, complete sequence genomic region:
- the TSR3 gene encoding ribosome biogenesis protein TSR3 (Syntenic homolog of Ashbya gossypii ACR007W; Syntenic homolog of Saccharomyces cerevisiae YOR006C (TSR3)) produces MAKGKNKCQEPRSRSHKGANGHSSRTNNKRMEVKHIDSKGRNFPAKLAMWDFDHCDPKRCSGKKLERLGLIKSLRVGQKFQGIVVSPNGKTVVCPDDKTIVEENGASVVECSWARLDEVPFSKIGGKHERLLPYLVAANQVNYGRPWRLNCVEALAACFAIVGRMDWATELLSNFSWGLGFLELNKELLEVYQQCTDHKSVKAAEESWLKKIEDEAQERKKQAQETDIWMMGNTNRRTNSSNNSSDYEHSQTDEELSDHSHYSNDNLSEVTDRTVGDDQHYLRENDSLDQKLSNFKIDNISG; encoded by the coding sequence ATGGCAAAAGGCAAGAATAAGTGCCAAGAACCAAGAAGCCGCTCACATAAAGGGGCAAATGGGCATAGCTCAAGAACGAATAATAAACGAATGGAAGTAAAACATATAGACTCTAAAGGCAGAAACTTTCCTGCTAAATTAGCCATGTGGGACTTTGATCATTGcgatcctaagagatgTAGTGGTAAAAAACTGGAAAGGTTAGGTTTAATCAAATCTCTGCGTGTTGGGCAAAAGTTTCAAGGTATCGTTGTTTCTCCTAATGGAAAAACCGTTGTATGTCCAGATGATAAAACAATTGTAGAAGAAAACGGTGCTTCAGTGGTTGAATGCTCTTGGGCTCGTTTAGATGAAGTACCTTTTAGTAAGATTGGTGGTAAACATGAAAGACTGCTACCGTACTTGGTTGCTGCTAACCAAGTAAATTATGGAAGACCTTGGAGACTAAACTGTGTTGAAGCGTTGGCGGCCTGTTTTGCCATTGTGGGACGGATGGACTGGGCGACTGAATTACTGTCTAACTTCTCATGGGGCTTAGGATTTCTAGAGTTAAATAAAGAATTGCTAGAAGTTTATCAACAGTGCACGGACCATAAATCTGTGAAGGCTGCTGAAGAGTCATGgttgaagaagattgaagatgaagctCAAGAGAGAAAGAAACAAGCACAAGAAACTGATATATGGATGATGGGTAATACAAACAGACGAACTAACTCTTCAAATAACTCTTCAGATTATGAACACAGCCAAACTGATGAGGAATTATCAGATCATTCGCACTATAGTAATGATAACCTATCCGAAGTCACAGATAGAACCGTTGGGGATGACCAGCATTATTTAAGGGAAAACGACAGTTTGGATCAAAAACTTTCGAACTTTAAAATAGATAATATTTCTGGTTAA
- the NPR2 gene encoding nitrogen permease regulating protein NPR2 (Syntenic homolog of Ashbya gossypii ACR009W; Syntenic homolog of Saccharomyces cerevisiae YEL062W (NPR2)), with translation MSKNLDGFVPIHSIFYAIFHPTEGTKIRFQFPPDSLKNSGISFDTIKNYIIPKPQLCNKLLTFKYKSYRLVCFPVNVNAPYYARNSFSFDFVFVFPYDSPTSPYEPAIIRLGKMFRILEEQSQFLSKIERDPVYYQLKTQDTNQLDHSGEDSDSKNGSHASTKKTVHNHAHMRYHEIMRHIKNEGKQFYIEDLITKLYEDLNNYSECLIPMDSGNAIDIKLFPLLPPPNSSLSLEDVPLSKVNLLSLVDVNWDPTMVKIVPYINGINSIAKIAKCSNSDIELVLECVKHLLYYDCVVLVDIFQFSNIYAPTSQLREFLTDPSISKECQIYVLASDDSGVYNFPFEGRSSPNSRDNMEPSSTIYNTHKPDAVPRADSFTSHQDGVQKNSMNNSFYLTPSYTHSSRNSEFNQIGNQGYSKRTLPTKSCLFDLYRSLSQAQTVSVWYKLNYDAIRENQIDVRRFITFGIIKKLIYRCYSYPVVKTIGTLDMLKRFDYADVFNTFIDPKKDNSNNVFSTSDIKVDFDQPLPYKNKSPYVSSSQFANESFRENYQKPLRDGLPTSFEGGRKYSMNEGDNFKHSRKQSSSTNSTATVVFDIGEKRGNKEHDRRDRSHQDVISILRKKRQQEFLLLQSVHNVDNSDKIAMRLQMTKHEVELLLRGIGEYHIINS, from the coding sequence ATGTCAAAGAACCTTGACGGGTTCGTACCTATACATTCAATATTCTATGCAATATTCCATCCAACAGAAGGAACTAAAATAAGGTTTCAATTTCCTCCCGATAGCTTGAAAAATAGTGGAATTAGCTTTGATACTATTAAGAATTATATCATCCCTAAGCCGCAATTATGCAATAAGTTGTTGACTTTTAAATACAAGTCTTATCGGCTTGTGTGCTTTCCAGTTAATGTAAACGCTCCATACTATGCTCGGAATTCGTTCAGTTTTGATTTCGTGTTCGTATTTCCTTACGATTCGCCTACATCACCATATGAACCCGCAATAATAAGATTGGGAAAAATGTTTCGAATACTAGAGGAACAGTCACAATTCTTATCCAAGATTGAAAGAGATCCTGTATACTACCAATTAAAGACCCAAGATACTAACCAACTTGATCATAGTGGAGAAGATTCTGACTCGAAAAACGGATCTCATGCTAGCACTAAAAAAACGGTGCATAACCATGCTCATATGAGGTACCATGAAATTATGAGGCATATAAAGAATGAAGGAAAACAATTCTATATTGAAGATCTGATTACAAAGCTTTACGAGGATTTAAACAATTACTCGGAGTGTTTGATACCTATGGATTCTGGTAATGCCATCGATATCAAACTTTTTCCATTACTACCTCCTCCAAATTCAAGTCTTTCCCTTGAAGACGTACCGCTTTCTAAAGTTAATCTATTAAGCTTAGTGGATGTTAATTGGGATCCTACGATGGTAAAAATTGTGCCATACATAAACGGAATAAACAGCATAGCTAAAATTGCTAAATGCAGTAATAGCGACATTGAGTTGGTCCTAGAATGTGTGAAGCATTTACTATACTATGATTGTGTAGTATTGGTGGATATTTTCCAATTTAGCAACATTTACGCACCTACAAGTCAGCTTCGTGAATTTTTGACTGACCCATCAATCTCAAAAGAATGCCAAATATATGTTTTAGCCAGTGATGATTCTGGTGTTTACAATTTTCCATTTGAAGGCAGGTCATCCCCAAATTCCAGGGATAACATGGAACCCTCCAGTACAATATATAATACTCACAAGCCGGATGCAGTCCCAAGGGCGGACTCTTTCACATCCCATCAAGATGGTGTCCAAAAAAATTCAATGAATAACTCTTTTTATTTAACGCCATCATATACCCATTCTAGTCGAAATTCAGAATTCAACCAGATCGGTAATCAAGGGTATTCTAAGAGAACATTACCAACCAAGAGTTGCCTATTTGATTTATATCGATCATTATCCCAAGCCCAAACAGTTTCAGTATGGTATAAATTAAACTATGATGCTATTAGAGAAAATCAAATTGATGTTCGCAGGTTCATTACATTTGGTATTATAAAAAAGCTAATTTATAGGTGTTACTCTTATCCCGTTGTTAAAACTATCGGAACTTTAGACATGCTTAAACGATTTGATTATGCCGATGTTTTCAACACATTTATCGATCCCAAAAAAGATAACAGCAACAATGTTTTTTCAACATCAGACATTAAGGTTGATTTTGATCAACCATTGCCATACAAAAACAAATCTCCTTACGTCAGTAGTTCACAATTTGCAAATGAAAGCTTTCGCGAAAATTACCAAAAGCCATTGAGGGATGGGTTACCCACATCCTTTGAAGGTGGTAGAAAATACTCTATGAATGAAGGTGATAATTTCAAGCATAGCCGAAAGCAGAGCTCAAGCACCAATAGTACGGCAACTGTTGTTTTTGACATAGGCGAGAAACGTGGAAATAAAGAACATGATCGCCGGGATAGATCCCACCAAGATGTTATCAGTATTCTGAGAAAGAAAAGGCAGCAAGAATTCTTACTACTACAATCTGTACATAACGTAGACAATTCTGACAAGATAGCCATGCGCTTACAGATGACTAAACACGAGGTTGAGCTATTACTACGGGGGATTGGCGAATATCATATCATTAATAGTTAA
- the DNL4 gene encoding DNA ligase (ATP) DNL4 (Syntenic homolog of Ashbya gossypii ACR008W; Syntenic homolog of Saccharomyces cerevisiae YOR005C (DNL4)), translated as MEKEEEESSPELILEAESKPVNFSPSPDFVWLCNELFVKLEDASIKKNELGKPRRLRLLEIISHFYRLWRTTVGNDIYPALILALPYLDKRTFRLKEATLVQAICRYLKLPRNSETEKRLIYWKKNAPRGSKLSKSCVEEIQKRKKEYLGPSRLSIDKVNECLDQLHHDSNVGKWGYIGLSKSKTFRYCMEHMSFTEMRYFFDIILKVSVVGGLEGLLLRCWHPDAETYFKVVSDLRVVTETLWNQSKRLEKNDLTVRIGYPFSPQLALRLKKSDEDLARGYKNDFMIEEKMDGERIQLHYKDYGHTISYWSRNGINYTYLYGENQNLGSISNCLQFVDGVKNCILDGEMVTYNRETNMILPFGLTKTSAGNQLTYEATGEYESSYRPLYMVFDLIYLNGKPLTALELWKRKEYLQKILVPTENVVEILPFSRCSEASSISASLGAAISRGSEGIILKDSHSKYLLGRRSDCWIKIKPEYLENFGENLDLVIIGRIRGKKDSFICALAIVEDINANDDSLKIADMETTPEPHIVEPNIRKFISFCSIANGISNEEFKQIERLTRGNWISYSENPPSTDWVEFGTKTPNEWIDPKHSIVLEVKARSIDNEEVGKERYKTGSTLHGAYCRCIRYDKDWKTACTLEEFKQAREAKEYYNHHYGNSVVKSKKSPSKKREFHVVGTVEDSKVTGKRFLHGCHFYVLSGYFDKRFGIRVDNTMVAENIVAHGGTYVHNLNIRAGLGKLYILGGKLTRECKILIDRGYDIIHPSWLMDSVMYGTMLRIEPRYIYNVGIEFMANVSARVDEYNDSYQIPIECSEYEHIIGESKELLLSEESPALNTNTVNEELPFLLFQRMNIFILADDVHYQDRVDLIKWKIRAYQGALTDDIANANLIVAIEYNYSKAGIEQVRHTVASLIGENIPGRPIPKITVDRWIEACIEEQCLVDEEDYLAV; from the coding sequence AtggaaaaagaagaagaagaaagcaGCCCGGAGCTGATATTAGAAGCAGAATCAAAGCCAGTTAACTTTTCTCCTTCCCCAGATTTTGTCTGGCTATGCAATGAACTTTTTGTTAAACTAGAAGATGCATCTATCAAGAAAAATGAACTAGGAAAACCACGCCGTTTACGCCTGCTGGAAATCATTTCTCATTTCTATAGGCTTTGGAGAACTACAGTAGGGAACGATATTTATCCTGCTTTGATCTTAGCTTTACCTTATCTAGACAAGAGAACCTTTCGTCTTAAGGAAGCAACGCTTGTTCAAGCCATATGTCGTTACTTGAAGTTGCCGAGAAACTCTGAAACGGAAAAGCGGCTAATATATTGGAAGAAAAATGCTCCTCGGGGATCTAAACTATCCAAATCTTGCGTGGAAGAAATACAGAAGAGAAAGAAAGAATATTTAGGCCCTTCTCGACTTTCTATCGACAAAGTGAATGAGTGCCTAGATCAACTCCACCATGATAGTAATGTTGGAAAATGGGGTTACATAGGCCTTTCAAAATCTAAAACGTTTAGGTATTGCATGGAACATATGTCATTTACAGAAATGAGATATTTTTTTGATATAATACTAAAAGTAAGCGTTGTAGGTGGTTTAGAAGGTTTACTGTTAAGATGCTGGCATCCAGATGCAGAAACCTATTTTAAAGTTGTATCGGATTTGAGAGTAGTCACGGAAACGCTTTGGAATCAATCGAAAAGACTTGAGAAAAATGATTTGACTGTAAGAATAGGTTACCCATTTTCCCCTCAACTTGCATTAAGATTGAAAAAATCAGACGAAGATCTTGCTCGTGGATATAAAAATGATTTTATGATCGAGGAGAAAATGGATGGGGAAAGAATTCAACTTCATTATAAAGATTACGGACATACAATTAGCTACTGGAGCAGAAATGGTATAAATTACACTTACCTTTATGGAGAAAATCAAAACTTGGGTTCGATATCTAATTGTTTACAATTCGTTGATGGTGTTAAGAATTGTATCTTAGATGGCGAAATGGTTACGTATAACCGTGAGACGAATATGATACTACCTTTTGGGCTAACAAAAACTAGCGCTGGGAATCAACTAACTTATGAGGCAACCGGAGAGTATGAATCATCATACAGACCTCTATATATGGTATTTGATTTAATATATTTGAATGGAAAACCGTTAACAGCTCTTGAACTATGGAAGAGGAAAGAATATTTACAAAAGATTTTAGTTCCAACTGAAAATGTTGTCGAAATTCTCCCATTCTCAAGATGTAGCGAGGCAAGTTCTATATCTGCTTCATTGGGAGCAGCAATTTCCCGTGGCTCTGAGGGTATAATATTAAAGGATTCACACTCCAAATACCTCTTAGGTAGAAGGTCTGATTGCTGGATCAAGATAAAACCTGAATACCTAGAGAACTTTGGAGAAAATTTAGATTTAGTAATAATTGGAAGAATTAGGGGCAAGAAGGACTCATTTATCTGCGCACTGGCAATTGTGGAAGATATCAATGCTAATGACGACTCCCTAAAGATAGCAGATATGGAAACAACACCAGAACCACATATTGTTGAGCCTAACATTAGGAAGTTCATTTCATTTTGTAGCATTGCAAATGGAATATCTAATGAGGAGTTTAAACAAATTGAGAGACTAACGAGGGGTAACTGGATTTCTTATTCCGAAAACCCTCCTTCCACAGATTGGGTTGAATTTGGAACAAAAACTCCAAATGAATGGATCGATCCTAAGCATTCTATAGTTCTAGAAGTGAAAGCCAGATCGATAGACAACGAAGAAGTAGGAAAAGAAAGATATAAAACAGGTAGCACACTTCATGGCGCGTACTGCCGTTGTATTCGATATGATAAAGATTGGAAAACAGCGTGCACACTAGAAGAATTTAAGCAAGCTAGAGAAGCTAAAGAATACTATAATCATCACTATGGAAATAGTGTGGTTAAATCCAAAAAATCGCCCAGTAAAAAGCGAGAATTTCACGTTGTGGGAACGGTAGAAGACTCTAAAGTTACTGGAAAAAGATTTTTGCACGGCTGTCACTTTTACGTCTTAAGTGGATACTTCGACAAGAGATTCGGTATCAGAGTTGATAATACAATGGTTGCTGAAAATATTGTAGCCCATGGTGGCACATACGTGCATAACTTGAACATTCGAGCTGGGCTGGGAAAGCTATATATATTGGGCGGTAAATTAACACGAGAATGTAAGATTTTGATTGATCGAGGTTATGATATTATCCACCCTTCTTGGTTGATGGATAGTGTAATGTATGGAACTATGTTACGTATAGAGCCCcgttatatatataatgtGGGAATTGAGTTTATGGCGAACGTATCAGCACGTGTTGATGAGTATAATGACAGTTATCAAATACCTATAGAGTGCAGCGAATATGAACATATTATAGGCGAAAGTAAAGAATTACTTCTATCTGAAGAAAGTCCTGCACTGAATACTAATACTGTCAATGAAGAGTTACCTttccttcttttccaaAGGATGAATATATTCATACTCGCAGATGACGTACACTACCAAGATCGCGTAGATTTGATCAAGTGGAAGATTCGGGCTTACCAAGGTGCTTTAACTGATGACATAGCAAATGCCAATCTTATTGTTGCTATAGAATATAACTACTCAAAAGCTGGTATCGAACAAGTGAGGCATACAGTAGCATCCCTAATCGGTGAGAACATTCCTGGAAGACCAATTCCTAAGATAACTGTAGATAGATGGATAGAAGCCTGTATTGAAGAacagtgtttagtggaCGAGGAAGATTACCTCGCTGTATAG